GGGCCGGCAAGCAGAATGGAAGACCGCACCTTGCGACATAAAACAGGATCCAGTTTGCTGCGTCGCAACCCTTTGGCGCAAAGCGTGACCGTGTGGTCCTTAACCCCAATCTCCACGCCCAAACCCGACAGGAGTTCGAGCATGGTATGCACGTCCTCGATCAGCGGAACGTTTTCCAGAGTCACCGGCTTTTCCGTCAAAACGCAGGCCGCCAGCATCGGCAGAACGGCATTCTTGTTGCCGCTTGGAACATATGTTCCTGAGAGCCGTTTCCCGCCATGAATGATGAAGCGTGCCATAGGTGGTGTTCAATCTGGATATTGCTGCCTGGAGTGTAAGATGTTGATGATCTCAATGGAGGAAACGCAAACGCGATATATCACCAGATAATTTGGGTGTACGACCAGCTCCCGGGTACCCGAGACGCGACCAAGTCTATAGAGGTAAGGATGAAAAGGTAATTGAGAAACGGCGCACTCGATTGATTCTTGCAAATTTAAGGCTGCAAGCACATTGCGTTCCTCTATGTAACCAAGGATTTCGGATAAATCTTGGCTTGCCGTTTCAAGCCAGACGACGTGCTGCATTATCCTTAATCCTTGTTTCTATTCGGGCGCGAGCCTTCGCCATTACTTCATCATGGGGTATACGGATTGAATCAGGTTTATCAGCTAACCGCAATGACGTTTGGACTTTTGCACAAAACCACTGCTCATAAGCCTCAGCTTCGTCAGTCGTGGCGAATTGTGATTCAATAGGTGATAAAGCAACCTTCATGAGCGTATGATAGAGCTAGCATCGGCAAAGAGCAAATAAAACCGGATCACCCCAAAACCTCTTTTGCCAACTTCACCACATTGGCTGTGGTAAAGCCGAATTTATCAGCCAGGACTCCGGCGGGAGCCGAAGCGCCAAAATGATCGATAGTCAACGTGCGGCCTTTGCATCCAACATATTTTGCCCACCCCATGGAGCTGCCGGCTTCAATCGCCAGGCGTTTCTTGCAATCCATCGGCAGCACTTGTGCCCGATACTCCGCGCTCTGCTTTTCAAAGAGATCCCAGGAGGGCATACTCACTACGCGCACATTCTTGCCTTCCTTGACCAATTCCTTCGCCGCATCCAGCGCTAGGCTGACCTCGGAGCCCGTCCCAATGAGAATCAGGTCAGGTGTTCCCGAACCACTTTGCCACAGAACATAGGCGCCCTTCTCAAGATTCGAGGCCGCGGGATAGACCTTGCGATCAATCACCGGCAGATTCTGACGGGTCAACAACAGGAGTGTAGGGCCGGACTGATTTTTGAGTGCCGCGATCCAGGCAGAAACCGTTTCGGTGGGATCGGCAGGCCGGATCACCGAAACGTTCGGCATGCACCGGTAGCTGGCGATTTGTTCAATAGGCTCGTGCGTCGGGCCATCTTCACCCACATAGAAACTGTCGTGCGTGAACACATAGATCGTGGGAAGGCTCATCAATGCTGCGACCCGGATGGTGGGCCGGCAGTAATCGGAGAAAACAAAGAACGTGGCTCCAAACACCCGGAAGCCACCATGCAACTGCATGCCGTTCAACACCGCCGACATTCCCAGTTCACGTACCCCGAAATGCAGATTGCGTCCATCAAACTTACCGGGCAATACCGAGCCAAGCCCATCCAGGAAGGTCTTGGTACTTGGCGCCAGATCCGCCGCGCCCCCCACGAACCAGGGCAGGGACTTGGCCAGAACCTGCATCACCTTACCTGAGGAAACGCGGGTTGCCTCCGCCTTTTCAAAAACCGGCATCGCTTTTTCGAGATCGGCCGGCAATTCCTGTTTAGCGCAGTCCTGCCAGGTTTTGGCCAGATCTGGATAGGTCGCGGCATACTTCTTGTAATTGGCTTCCCACGCCACCACTTTGGCCTCCAACTCCCGGGCGCGGACAGCAAACACTTCGCGCACCTGCTCCGAAACATAGAAATCCTGGTCTTCCGGCAAGCCCAGCGCCTTCTTCGTTGCTTTGACTTCCGCCGCTCCCAAGGGTTCGCCATGCGCCTTATGGGAATCATGCAGATTCGGTGATCCGTGGGCAATATGGGTGTTGGTGATGATCAGGGTGGGCCGCTCTTTCTCAGCCTTGGCGGTCACGATGGCCTTATCGATCGCGTCCACATTATGGCCGTCTATCTCAAGCACATTCCATTTATAACCCACAAAACGCTTGCGCACATCGTCACTGTAGCTCAACGAGGTACCACCTTCGATCGTGATGCGGTTGCTATCATAGAACACCACCAGTTTATTCAACCCCAGATGGCCAGCGAGCGAGAAGGCTTCATGCGAGACCCCCTCCATGAGGTCGCCATCACCGCAGAACACATAGGTATGGTGATCGACCGGGGTAAACACGCCGGAATTAAAGCGGGCGGCCATCATGCGCTCCGCCAGCGCCATACCGGTGGCCATCCCACAGCCCTGACCCAGGGGCCCCGTAGTGGCTTCTACCCCGAGGGTATGGCCAAACTCTGGATGACCGGGCGTCTTGCTGCCCCACTGCCGGAATTGGGCAAGCTCACTGAGAGGCAGGTCATATCCGGTTAAATTGAGCATGCTATAAAGCAGCATGGAGCCATGGCCGCCGGACAATACAAAACGATCACGATTCGCCCAATCGGGGCGAGACGGACAATGATTCAGATGATTCAAAAACAGGACGGCCGCAACATCGGCCATACCCATGGGCATTCCGGGATGCCCCGAATTTGCTTTTTGCACACCATCCATCGCAAGACCGCGAATCGTATTAGCCACTACATCAATAATTTTGCTCACAGAACAACTTCCTTTCAGTTTTATTCAAAAATCTGCAAGAAACCCCTTGCGGAGAATCTTTACCTTCCTTATATTGCGACGGTTAATGGTAGCGATTCACGTTCGGTTGTCCAGTCTGCAATTCCGCAGGCATCCGGCGAACACCTGTCACGATATTAATTTCGTGGCCGAACTTTGCCGAAGGTTTGGTTTGCGGGGGTACTGCAATTGAATTATCAGGATAGATCTATTTTTTTCAGCAGAGGATTAGTTTCGCGGCGCGGGTTGCGACGCGAGTCAAAATAAAGAGGAGTAATTGGGTATGGCAGCGACGAGTAAAAAGTATGTGTATAGTTTCGGCCGCGGTAAAACCGAGGGCGGAGCCAGTGATAAAAACCTATTGGGCGGCAAAGGTGCGAACCTTGCGGAAATGTGTATTCTCGGTCTTCCCGTTCCTGCGGGCTTTACCGTGTCCACCGAATGTTGTGTTGATTTCTTTGCGAACAAATCCTGTTTCCCCAAGAGCCTGACCACCGAGGTGGAAGTGGCCCTGCGCCAGGTGGAGACTGAAATGGGCATGAAGTTCGGTGATGCCAAGGATCCCCTGCTACTGTCCTGCCGTTCAGGTGCCCGCAAATCCATGCCCGGCATGATGGAAACCGTTTTGAACGTTGGGCTTTGCACCAAGACCATTCCCGGTCTGGTCGCCAAAACCGGTAATGAGCGTTTTGTGTACGACTCCTATCGCCGCCTGATCATGATGTACTCGGATGTGGTGATGGAGAAGTCTGAAGGCGTTGAACCCGCCGAGGGCAAAGGCATCCGCATGCAGCTGGAAGGCATCATGCACGAGCTCAAGTCCAAAAAGGGATATAAATCCGACACCGACATGACCACCGAAGACCTGAAGGGGTTGTGCGAGAAGTTCAAAGAACGCGTCAAAAAGGTGCTGGGCAAGGCGTTCCCGGATGATCCGATGGATCAGATGTGGGGCGGCGTTGGTGCTGTGTTCAAGAGCTGGAACGGCAAACGCGCCATCTCTTACCGCCGTATCGAAGGCATTCCAGACGAATGGGGTACCGCCGTCAACGTCCAGGCCATGGTCTTCGGTAACATGGGCGACACGTCCGCCACCGGAGTGGCATTCACCCGTAATCCCGCCACTGGCGAGAATAAGTTCTACGGCGAATGGCTGATCAACGCCCAAGGCGAAGACGTCGTGGCCGGAACCCGTACTCCCAGCCCGCTGAATAACGACACCAAGAATGACCAGAACAAGCACCTGCTCTCCCTTGAAGACCAGATGCCGGCCATCTACAAGCAGCTTTGCAAGATCCGCGAAACGCTTGAGAAGCATTACAAGGATATGCAGGACATCGAATTCACCATCCAGGAAGGTAAATTGTTCATGCTGCAGTGCCGTAACGGCAAGCGCACCGGTACCGCCGCACTGAACATGGCCATGGATATGCTCGCGGAAAAACTGATCGACGAGAAAACCGCCGTCCTGCGCCTGGAGCCCCAACAGTTGGATGAGCTCCTGCACCCTGTGGTAGACCCCAAGGCTGAAGCGGTCCTCAAGGCCCTCTGCAAGGGTCTGCCTGCGGGTCCCGGTGGCGCCTGCGGCCAGATCGTGTTCACTTCCACTGATGCAGTGAAGTGGGCAAAGGCGGGCAAGACGGTAATCCTGGTTCGCGAAGAGACCAATCCCGAGGACGTCGAGGGAATGCGCGCGGCCATGGGCATTCTGACCGCCCGCGGCGGTATGACCAGTCATGCGGCCTTGGTTGCCCGCGGTTGGGGCAAGTGCTGCATCGTCGGCGCAAGCGGTCTGCATGTGGATGTGCATGCCAAGAAACTCACCGTTGGCACCGTCGTATTGAAAGAGGGCGCAATGGTGACCTTGAATGGCAGCCGTGGCACCGTTTTCAGCGGCAAGGTGGCGCTGGTCGATAACTCCGAGAATCCCCGCTTCCAGAAGTTCATGCAACTGGTTGACAAGTTCCGCACAATGGGTGTGCGTGCCAACGTGGAAACCGCCGAGGATGCCCGCAAGGCGCGCGCCTTCGGGGCTGAGGGAATCGGACTGTTCCGTACCGAGCACATGTTCTACGGTAAGGGGTGCGATGAGCCTCTCTTCCTGCTCCGGAAGATGATCCTGAGCAAGTCTGCCGAAGAGCGCGTGTCGGTCCTGAAGAAGCTCTTCCGCTTTGTGAAGAGCGACATCAAGGCAACCCTGGCGGCCATGGACGGCCTGCCGGTCACCGTTCGGCTGTTGGACCCGCCCCTGCATGAATTCGTGCCCCAGAGCGCGGCCAAGCAGAAGGAATTGGCAGCCAGCCTCGGCATTTCGCCCAAGGAAGTCAAAGCCCGCGGCGATGCGCTTCATGAATCCAACCCGATGATGGGTCACCGTGGTGTGCGGTTAGGCATCACCTACCCGGAAATCACTGAGATGCAGATCCGGGCCATCTTCGAGGCGGCGGCGGAACTGATCAAGAGCGGGAAGAAGTGCCAGCCCGAGATCATGATCCCGGTCACCTGCGACCTCAACGAGCTGAAGCATCAGAAGGCCATCGTCACGGCAGTCTACGAAGATGTGATCGCACGCAAGAAAATCGACTCCATCCCCTATTTATTCGGGACGATGATCGAGATTCCGCGTGCGGCACTCCTTGCCGACCGCATGGCGCAGGAAGCCGACTTCTTCTCGTTCGGAACCAATGACCTGACCCAGATGACGTTCGGATTCAGCCGTGATGATATCGGCGGGTTCATGGGCGAATACCTGGAACAGAAGGTCGTTGCAGCTGATCCCTTCCAGACCATTGATCAGGATGGCGTGGGCCAGTTGATCAAGATGTCGGTAGAAAAGGGCCGTCAGACCAAGAAGAATCTGAAGGTCGGTATCTGCGGTGAGCAGGGTGGCGATCCGGAATCAGTTAAGTTCTGCTTCAAAACCGGCTTGAACTATGTGAGCTGCAGTCCGTATCGGGTGCCGATCGCCCGCTTGGCTGCCGCGCACGCGGCGCTCAGGGGCTAACCGCCCTTGATATGCATGTCTGAAAAGACAACGCCCCGGAGGAAACTCCGGGGCGTTTTTTTATCCCAAAACAACTTGATTATTATTCCGCTTTAGCTGGTGCGGAACCTTCTCCGGGCTTGTTTTCACCCTTCAGCATTTTACCGCCGGGCCGTCGGCCTTCACTTTTATCCATATAGTTCTTCATCATTTCACGCATCTTGAGCCTCTGTTCAGCCGTCAGAATTTTACGGGCTACCAACATCTGCTTAATCTGCACTTTGGCCATATCCGATCGAACTTTCCCGATTTCATCGGCTAATTGCAAAACCGCATTTTCATCAATAGGTTCGGCACCCATTAATTCCGCCTGCTTTTTGGCGAGGGCCTGCATCTTCGTGCGCAATGAGCTTATTTCATTGGTTGCCGCATTAACCACGGCAGCTATTTGACTCTGCTGCTCACTAGTCAGTTCCAACTGCTTCATCACCACCGGGCGCATCCACATCAACATATCGCCCCCATCTCGCATTTCGCCCCTGGCTTGCCGCATCGGCGGTGTTGGCCGTGCCCCCTGCCCAACGGGTTCATTCGCGGTTGCGATCATCGTCATGCCCACTACACACCCCACCACGATTCCAAGATTTTTCATCCGCCAATCCTTTCGTTTGTTATTTCTTCCCTATCCTTCTTCACAGAACGGAAATACTACTCCACTTATTGCATTCTTTATTCGCTTATCATTACTGTTTGACGAAAAGTCTCTAAAAATACGCGATTTTTAAGGTTTTTTTGCGATTCGCAAGTTGCTTGTTAACTTCTTCGCATCCGTATGCTATTCAAAACAAATAGGTTACACATTACGAGACCGTTTTTCTCCATTTTTAACTGACAGGTTTCAATTTTTTACGCGCCAAATTCATTTATTTAGAATTGCGGCCACATCACAACCTGTTGTGGAGTATAGTTAATTTAAGTCAACCTGTCGTAGGTAAAAAATATTTCGCGCAATATCAATAAAACACCTTGCCTGCCTCGATTATCTCTCCTATTGTCCTGCGTAAGCGGGTACAAGATAAGTCAAGCATCTGCCTGTTAATAACTTGTTAATAAGTCGTAAAAATCCGCACTTTATTTGGCGATTGTGAAATTTTCATGTGCTTTACGGAAAACGGGCATCACTTCATCCGAGGAGGATGCCAGAGAGGGAATTGCCGTGTCAGGAAATAATGCGTCTGTTATGTGGAGTGAGGCTTGTGATCATCTGAGCAAGCTGCTACATCCCGATATTTATTCGCGTTGGATCGCTGTAATTGAGCCAGGCAGCCTTGAAGGCCAAACTTTAACATTGCGGGTGGGTAATAATTTCTACCAGACCTGGCTTGAAGAAAATTATCTTCATCTGATTAAGTCTGCGGTTTCATCCGTGACAGGTGAATCTTATGAGATTGTCTTTCAGGTGGCCAAACGAATGCTGGAACCAGAAGCCCCGGTCACGGCTCCCGCGGCTGAGCCCGTAGCGGCATCACGTCGACAAAGCGGTGTTCGTCAGCCCGGTGCGCCGGTTTTCAACGCCAATTTCACCTTTGATGCCTTTGTGGTGGGCTCTTCAAATAATTTTGGTCATGCGGCCGCCCTGGCCGTTGCCCAGTCTCCAGCCCGCGCTTACAATCCGCTCTTCATCTATGGTGGCTCCGGACTCGGCAAGACCCATCTGATGCAAGCTATTGGGCATTATGTTTTGAAAAACTCCAACGCGAAAATCGCCTACTTGTCCTCCGAGAGCTTCACCAATGAATACATTGAGGGGCTTCAAAATAAAACCCTGGTTCAGTTTCGCAAAAAATACCGCAGCATGGATCTCCTGCTGATCGATGATATTCATTTCCTGGCTGGCAAGGAACGTATGCAGGAAGAATTTTTTCACACGTTCAATGCTCTTTTTGATGCTCACAAGCAGATTGTTCTGACCAGCGATCGACCCGCCAGTGAAATTCAGGGTCTTGAACAGCGCCTGGTGACCAGATTTGAATGGGGTTTGGTGACCGAACTTCAGCCCCCGGATCTTGAAACTCGTATTGCGATTCTTCGCAATAAGCAGGCCCAGTGTGGATATAAGCATTCTGATGAAATTATTCTGTTCATTGCCAAAACGATACGTTCCAATATCCGGCGGCTTGAAGGTGCCCTCATCCGGGCCACCTCATACGCCTCATTAATGAACCGTGCTCTTACAATTCAGGATCTTGAAACACTCCTGCGCGATACCATTGATCAGGAGAAACAGGAAGATCTCACCTTTGAGCACATCATGAAGGCTGTAGCCGATCACTATGACATCCGCCTGGTAGATATGACCAGCAAGCGGCGCCCGGCGGCCATCACAATGCCCCGCCAGATCGCGATGTACCTCTGCCGGTCACTTACCCCTTCCTCACTCCCCGAAATAGCTGGAGCGTTTGGCAAAACACACGCTACGATTCTCCATGCTTATCGGGAAGTCGCTCGTAAAATGGAAACCGATTCTGACCTTCGTCAGAATGTTTCCCACCTCAGCCGGTTGCTGGAGAAGAAGAGTTGACAACTTTGTTCATAACCATAACAAATAGTGTTGGTAACTGGCTCAAAGCATGTTATCACACGTTGCTCACACCCAATCAAGGGGTGTCATTAACAGGGAGCATCAGCGATTTGGCCCCTGTTTTTGTGGTGGTTTCAGGTCTTTTTGAGGTTGTTGATGTTGTGAACAGGGTATAATACGGGTGATATTTAATAGTTTATATAAAGAATAATATTCTTCAATTGTTGATAGTTTGAACTCGGAGGATAAATGAAACTTGTTATTGCCAAAGATGCCGTCATGTCGGGACTTCAAATGGTTCATGGCGTGGTCAATGTACGTCCCACCCTACCTGTACTCTCCAATGTGTTGCTGGAAGCCAAGAATGACAAACTCTGGCTTACCACAACGGACATGGATGTGACCATGCGTTGCGCAGTGGATGCCAAAATTGGAAAAGCAGGGGCGACAACGATCCCCGCCCGACGATTGTTCAGCATTATCCGGGAGCTTCCTGCCGATAATATTGAAATCGAAGTGGATGATAAAAATGCGGCCTCCATCACCTGTGGCTCGGCATTCTTTAAAATTAACGGCCTTCCGGATGATGAATTTCCCGCCATCCCCCCCAGTGAAGGTGGACATACCTTTTCGGTGGATCAGAAAGCATTGAAGCAAATGCTGCAGAAGACATTCTATGCCGCCTCAACGGACGAAACGCGTTTCATTTTGAATGGAACATTGATGAGTTTTAAAGGTAATAAGCTTACCCTCGTCGCTACTGACGGGCGCCGGCTTGCGTTGACCGAAAATGAAATTGAATTTCCGAAAGAATCTGAATGTGAAGCCATTGTGCCTACCAAGGCCGTGAATGAGCTGATCCGGATTTTGAAGGATGAGGGAATGGTCAAGATATTCATTGGTAAAAATCAGGCCAGTTTTGAATTTGATGATGTGACCCTGACCACCAAGCTGATCGAGGGAACGTATCCGAATTTTAGACAAGTCATTCCGGGTCAATGTGAACAGCGTATAGCCGTGGATCGCGAAGTGTTTT
Above is a window of bacterium DNA encoding:
- a CDS encoding stability determinant, encoding MKVALSPIESQFATTDEAEAYEQWFCAKVQTSLRLADKPDSIRIPHDEVMAKARARIETRIKDNAARRLA
- the dnaN gene encoding DNA polymerase III subunit beta, which produces MKLVIAKDAVMSGLQMVHGVVNVRPTLPVLSNVLLEAKNDKLWLTTTDMDVTMRCAVDAKIGKAGATTIPARRLFSIIRELPADNIEIEVDDKNAASITCGSAFFKINGLPDDEFPAIPPSEGGHTFSVDQKALKQMLQKTFYAASTDETRFILNGTLMSFKGNKLTLVATDGRRLALTENEIEFPKESECEAIVPTKAVNELIRILKDEGMVKIFIGKNQASFEFDDVTLTTKLIEGTYPNFRQVIPGQCEQRIAVDREVFLTALKRVALLTSDKSSSIKLTFGKNKLKISASSPDVGEAHESVAIKYSARDIQVAFNPDYIMEPLRNIANDEIYVELTDELSPGVIKCDVPFIYVLMPMRIS
- the tkt gene encoding transketolase → MSKIIDVVANTIRGLAMDGVQKANSGHPGMPMGMADVAAVLFLNHLNHCPSRPDWANRDRFVLSGGHGSMLLYSMLNLTGYDLPLSELAQFRQWGSKTPGHPEFGHTLGVEATTGPLGQGCGMATGMALAERMMAARFNSGVFTPVDHHTYVFCGDGDLMEGVSHEAFSLAGHLGLNKLVVFYDSNRITIEGGTSLSYSDDVRKRFVGYKWNVLEIDGHNVDAIDKAIVTAKAEKERPTLIITNTHIAHGSPNLHDSHKAHGEPLGAAEVKATKKALGLPEDQDFYVSEQVREVFAVRARELEAKVVAWEANYKKYAATYPDLAKTWQDCAKQELPADLEKAMPVFEKAEATRVSSGKVMQVLAKSLPWFVGGAADLAPSTKTFLDGLGSVLPGKFDGRNLHFGVRELGMSAVLNGMQLHGGFRVFGATFFVFSDYCRPTIRVAALMSLPTIYVFTHDSFYVGEDGPTHEPIEQIASYRCMPNVSVIRPADPTETVSAWIAALKNQSGPTLLLLTRQNLPVIDRKVYPAASNLEKGAYVLWQSGSGTPDLILIGTGSEVSLALDAAKELVKEGKNVRVVSMPSWDLFEKQSAEYRAQVLPMDCKKRLAIEAGSSMGWAKYVGCKGRTLTIDHFGASAPAGVLADKFGFTTANVVKLAKEVLG
- a CDS encoding type II toxin-antitoxin system RelE/ParE family toxin; amino-acid sequence: MQHVVWLETASQDLSEILGYIEERNVLAALNLQESIECAVSQLPFHPYLYRLGRVSGTRELVVHPNYLVIYRVCVSSIEIINILHSRQQYPD
- the dnaA gene encoding chromosomal replication initiator protein DnaA, with protein sequence MKFSCALRKTGITSSEEDAREGIAVSGNNASVMWSEACDHLSKLLHPDIYSRWIAVIEPGSLEGQTLTLRVGNNFYQTWLEENYLHLIKSAVSSVTGESYEIVFQVAKRMLEPEAPVTAPAAEPVAASRRQSGVRQPGAPVFNANFTFDAFVVGSSNNFGHAAALAVAQSPARAYNPLFIYGGSGLGKTHLMQAIGHYVLKNSNAKIAYLSSESFTNEYIEGLQNKTLVQFRKKYRSMDLLLIDDIHFLAGKERMQEEFFHTFNALFDAHKQIVLTSDRPASEIQGLEQRLVTRFEWGLVTELQPPDLETRIAILRNKQAQCGYKHSDEIILFIAKTIRSNIRRLEGALIRATSYASLMNRALTIQDLETLLRDTIDQEKQEDLTFEHIMKAVADHYDIRLVDMTSKRRPAAITMPRQIAMYLCRSLTPSSLPEIAGAFGKTHATILHAYREVARKMETDSDLRQNVSHLSRLLEKKS
- the ppdK gene encoding pyruvate, phosphate dikinase, which translates into the protein MAATSKKYVYSFGRGKTEGGASDKNLLGGKGANLAEMCILGLPVPAGFTVSTECCVDFFANKSCFPKSLTTEVEVALRQVETEMGMKFGDAKDPLLLSCRSGARKSMPGMMETVLNVGLCTKTIPGLVAKTGNERFVYDSYRRLIMMYSDVVMEKSEGVEPAEGKGIRMQLEGIMHELKSKKGYKSDTDMTTEDLKGLCEKFKERVKKVLGKAFPDDPMDQMWGGVGAVFKSWNGKRAISYRRIEGIPDEWGTAVNVQAMVFGNMGDTSATGVAFTRNPATGENKFYGEWLINAQGEDVVAGTRTPSPLNNDTKNDQNKHLLSLEDQMPAIYKQLCKIRETLEKHYKDMQDIEFTIQEGKLFMLQCRNGKRTGTAALNMAMDMLAEKLIDEKTAVLRLEPQQLDELLHPVVDPKAEAVLKALCKGLPAGPGGACGQIVFTSTDAVKWAKAGKTVILVREETNPEDVEGMRAAMGILTARGGMTSHAALVARGWGKCCIVGASGLHVDVHAKKLTVGTVVLKEGAMVTLNGSRGTVFSGKVALVDNSENPRFQKFMQLVDKFRTMGVRANVETAEDARKARAFGAEGIGLFRTEHMFYGKGCDEPLFLLRKMILSKSAEERVSVLKKLFRFVKSDIKATLAAMDGLPVTVRLLDPPLHEFVPQSAAKQKELAASLGISPKEVKARGDALHESNPMMGHRGVRLGITYPEITEMQIRAIFEAAAELIKSGKKCQPEIMIPVTCDLNELKHQKAIVTAVYEDVIARKKIDSIPYLFGTMIEIPRAALLADRMAQEADFFSFGTNDLTQMTFGFSRDDIGGFMGEYLEQKVVAADPFQTIDQDGVGQLIKMSVEKGRQTKKNLKVGICGEQGGDPESVKFCFKTGLNYVSCSPYRVPIARLAAAHAALRG
- a CDS encoding Spy/CpxP family protein refolding chaperone; the protein is MKNLGIVVGCVVGMTMIATANEPVGQGARPTPPMRQARGEMRDGGDMLMWMRPVVMKQLELTSEQQSQIAAVVNAATNEISSLRTKMQALAKKQAELMGAEPIDENAVLQLADEIGKVRSDMAKVQIKQMLVARKILTAEQRLKMREMMKNYMDKSEGRRPGGKMLKGENKPGEGSAPAKAE